From the genome of Balneolaceae bacterium:
CCATTTATAGTTAGATGGCCAGGAGTGGTTGAACCGGGCACAGTTACGATGGAGCGATTATCCTTCATGGATATGTTGGCAACTTTTGCTGACATCACGGGCAAAGGCCTTCCAGATAATACAGGGAGGACAGTTTCAGCATACTTCCTGCTGACTGGCGAACAGCCAGAAACAGAAGCGATTATCCAGTAGTCGTCACGGTTGGTTAACGTAGTTGATCTGTCCAAGACAGAACCTGGAAACTGATCGATGGGCTGGGTTCGGGAGGTTTTACCTCTCCAGCCTATATCAAGCCGGGTCCCGGTGATCCAAAGGCAACTTTATAACCTTGAAGACTTGGCTGAGACAAATAATTGTGGCATGATTCTCCTTGAGATTGTTGAACAGTTCAAGGAATTACTCAAACAGAATGATGAAAATGGTCATAGTCGATGATATAAAAAATGAGTAAATGGAAAATTTTTAAAGGTTACAACCACTATCTATAGGTAAAAAAATCAAAAATTTAATTTCAAATTATGAGCCAACGAAATAAAAATTTCAATGAAGTCTTTTTAAAAAAAATGGGCATCGCTTCAGCTAGTCGTCAGTGTCCCATTAGTGGGCAAAGGCAAAAGTACCTCATATCAGTTCAAGCCCAGACGCCACCCGGTTAAAAAAATATCCAAACAACCATGTAAACCTGGGCCTTATCGGGGCCGGAGGTATGGGACAGGGTAATATTGCAACTGCCTTGCAATATGATGGTTTTAAAATAGTTGCCGCTTGCGATTTGTACGATAGCCGCCTAACCAGGTGCAAGGAAAGATTTGGAGATGATATATTTAGAACCATGGACTATCGTGAATTGCTTGACCGGGAGAATGTGGATGCTGTGGTTGTTGGAAGTACTGATCATTGGCACGATCTTCACGCCATCCACGCGTTGGAGAAGGGCAAGCCGGTCTACTTGGAGAAACCGATAACTCAACTATCAATGGTTCATAGGTGATCGAAACCGAGCAGAGAACAGGAACGCCTTTGATTATCAAAAGCCAAGTGGACCAGTAGTATTATCTATAGAAAAGTTCGTAGTTTTTATCTTGCCGGTGAAATAGGTGAATTGAACTACGTAGAAGGCTATACGGACCGTTTTACACCGAGGGGCATGGCAATACTCCATTCCCACCAATGCGACTACTGAAAACGTGGATTGGGAAACCTTTCGAAAAGATTTGCCCAATATTCCGTTTGGATCCTAAACATTTCAGATGGAGAAATTATAACGACGATGGCACGGGTGTGTCCGGAGACCTGTTCGTTCATCTATTTTCACGGATTCATATGATTTCGGGTTCGCTGGGACCAGAAAAAATTTTATGCAACCGGAGGCCTGGTATTCTGGGCAAGATGGGCGGGATGCTGAGGAGGTTGACGGCTCAGGCCTTTTGATTATCCTGGAGACAGAGGAGTCACCCAGCATTCAGTATGTCACTTAGAGTGAACTTTGCTGATGGATCAGGGGGAGGTTCGAGTATTTCGGCTTGTTGGGCTCAGGAGGTGAGATGCGATTTAGTGCGAAGAACCTGATGCTAAAGAAAAAGCAAAATGCCTGATGAAGCCAGGTATGAGAATTGATAATTTTAGTGAGGCAACACGAAAAGAATATGAATAGGTATGATCGCGAAAAATATCCCGAACAAAGAGCCAATATTATTGAACCTGGTGAGATTGTGGAGTATCGGAGCTCCTGCCGGCCATAAGAAAACCCGTTTCGATCATTTTACGGAACTTTACAGGGGCTATCCGGGAAGGCCAAAAGTTATTTCAGGATGGAATGTTTGGTTTGCGAGCTGCTGGGCCGGCACTGCTTGCAAGTGATAGTTTGAGAGAAGGGAAAGCCATCCGCTGAACGTCACGGTTGAGATGAGAGTCCTCTAAAATAAATTAATATAATAAAGTAATTAAAAACTTGAATATTATATTCAATAAAAGCAAAAAGACTATGTTTATATATAAAACATCTAAACTATTAATTTTTATAATCGGCCTCCTTTTTTTGGGAATGTACGCTCTGAAAATAATAATGAGCAAGAAAACACTGATAGTGTCTACGGCGAGTGGATATACTCTTTTGTAACGGCCAGTCAACTGGACGCTGGCGTGGTTACAACATGGATGCTACGCCAGAGAAATGGAAAGAATCATGAGTGGGGATGATTGGTACTCTCGCCAAGAAGAGGGTTCCAGAGTTAACATCATTACAAAAGAAAAATATCAGGATTTTGAATTCAGAGCCGAATATAATATGAGTGAAGGAGGTAACAGCGGCATTTTTCATCATGTGATTGAACAACCAGGGTTGGCGATACATTGGTCGGGGCCGGAGTTGCAACTTTCAGACAACGAGGCTTTTCCCCGTAATCCAACGCTTCTCAGTTGTCTTCACCACTATATGATTTGGAAACCAGCCGTCCCACAAAATACTCGTCCGGCTGGTGAAATGGGCTGCAACAAAAATCATTTCCAATGGCCCATTTATGGAATATTGGCAAAACGGTGAAAAAGTTATTGAATTTGAACGATGGTCTGTTGGGTGGTTCGAAATGGTTCGTGACACCAAATTCGAATGTCACACATCTCCCGCGAACTGTCCCTGAAGGTCATATCTGGGTCGCAAGATCATGGAGATAAGGTGAAATTCAGAAATATTCGCGTTCGAGAATTGAATTGAAAGGCATTCGATCTAACATTTTAAAAAAAAACTGCAATTTGCATCAATATTAGGTATACATAAACATTTAATCGTATTAGATAAAAGCAAGTACAGAGAAATGTACTGGGTTTGATATTTTTATTATCTGCGTGTAATCACAAAAAATAATCACATTGGGTGGGTCGAGCGCCACTCCTAGCCACGAAAATATAGCACTTTCAGAAGGCTAGTGAGTTGGGATGGACGCAAATTGATTGAACCGTGTGATAATCAGAAGTAAACTGATGATGATCTTTGATCCTCAATTTTATTATTCAAGAAATGATCGAAAAATAAACCTCAGAATACGTCTTGACTGTAAAAAAGCTATGCCCTCTGGTTACTCAAGTAACAAAATATCTAAATATATCCATAGATAAAAATCAGTGATATCTTACGTAAAAAATATATTCTATTGTTTCATTTTTGGATATTTGTCCTATTAATCAATATTAATTGTGTGGATGGCCGTAAATCTTTTCAAAATGATTCCACGATTTCAAAACCTAACGTCATATTGGTGATGACTGATGATCAAGGCTGATGCGATTTTGGTATTAAAGGAAACAATGTGATAAAAACCCCTCACCTTGATCTTTTGGCTAAAAACAGTGCATCGCTAACTGATTTTTACGTGCACCCGGTTTGTTCTCCAACACGTGCAAGCCTTATGACGGGTCGCCATAACTATCGAACCCGCGTTGTTGATACTTGGCGCGGACGTTCAATGATGGATCCTGATGAGGTTACTATCGCTGATGTATTACAAAATGCGGGCTATCGAACGGGTATATTTGGAAAATGGCATTTAGGTGATAATTATCCAATGAGGCCGATAGACCAAGGTTTTGATGAAGCATCGGTACATTTTTGGCGGTGGAATTGGCCATGGCATTCCGAACCAATTGGCAACGAGCGACGAACATGCGGATCCGCTGCTCTTATCATAACGGTAGATCGGTGCACACACATGGTTATGTCACAGGATGTTATCGGAGACTACACCAACCGATTCAGACGCCAAGCCCATGCCGATAACGAACCCTTTTTTGTATATCTGGCTTCAAATGCCCACGCATCTCCCTTACCACGATGTTCCACAAGATTGGTACGAATACTACCTTGAACAAGCTGATGAGTTAGCCAAACTGATAATTTCAGAGTCTGATGAAGATGAGTTGAATAATGAACTTGACACAGTAGCGCGAATCTTTGCAATGATTTCGAATATAGACGATAATGTTGGCCGGGTGATGAAGCAACTTCAGGATTTAGAGATCGCCGATGAAACACTTGTGATTTATCTGAACGACAACGGTCCTAATACACGTCGTTATGTTGGGCCGTTCCGTGGCATGAAAACTGAAGTTTATGAAGGAGGTATTCGTTCACCTTTGTGGTTTTATTGGCCGTCGCGATTAAGTGCCGAGTGTCGGTGGTGATCGCCCTGCGGCGCGTGTGGACCTTATGCCAACGATCAAGGAGCGTGCGGCATTGAAATACCAGAAGATCTTGAGTTAGATGGCCGAAGTCTGTTACCGTTACTGACCAATGATAATAATGAAGATTGGCCAGAGCGCACAATTACCATCCAGACTCATAGAGGAGATAACCCTCAACGGTATCATCATTTTATGATTCGTGACGACACTTGGAAATTGGTCAATAACAGCGGGACTTCAATTTTGAAGAACTGCCGGCGTGAGCCAACAATTCGAGCTGCTCCTCAGCTTGCACCTCTGCGACATCCGGCGAAACTAACGATTTCAGCGGATGAAACGTTGAAATTTTAGAAAGGCTTA
Proteins encoded in this window:
- a CDS encoding DUF1080 domain-containing protein → MSGDDWYSRQEEGSRVNIITKEKYQDFEFRAEYNMSEGGNSGIFHHVIEQPGLAIHWSGPELQLSDNEAFPRNPTLLSCLHHYMIWKPAVPQNTRPAGEMGCNKNHFQWPIYGILAKR
- a CDS encoding sulfatase-like hydrolase/transferase — encoded protein: MPITNPFLYIWLQMPTHLPYHDVPQDWYEYYLEQADELAKLIISESDEDELNNELDTVARIFAMISNIDDNVGRVMKQLQDLEIADETLVIYLNDNGPNTRRYVGPFRGMKTEVYEGGIRSPLWFYWPSRLSAECRW